In the Rhizobium sp. CB3090 genome, one interval contains:
- a CDS encoding amidase, translated as MPLIDTANAFIELFAQPVRAVDSGSLAGLTFAAKDNIDVEGRITGNGNPVWRRAHGPAAAHAPIVARLLSEGAVLAGKTHMDEFAYSLMGTNTHYGTPLNSAAPDRVPGGSSSGSASAVGAGLVDFALGTDTGGSVRLPASFNGIFGMRPSHGAIDMGGVVPLGPGFDTLGWFARDAGTLVRVGRALGLAGKAEFSVAWLPSDIWTGVDPGLAALLRPAAEKIASRFGKTVTDPLPIVGPEERSEVYRFWQGYDAWKALGGWVKAHDAELGPDIASRFAAARSVSDEIFARVDSTRREIAGAMDAALAGGLVMIIPTAPGPAPYKDSSREIFEVYRQQALGLLSIAGHASLPQISMPAGKMDGGPVGLSVIGRRNSDGGLLELLEGL; from the coding sequence ATGCCCCTGATCGATACCGCCAATGCCTTCATCGAGCTTTTCGCGCAGCCGGTTCGCGCCGTGGATAGCGGCTCGCTGGCCGGGCTGACCTTTGCCGCCAAGGACAATATCGATGTCGAAGGGCGGATCACCGGCAATGGCAATCCGGTCTGGCGGCGTGCGCATGGCCCGGCGGCAGCGCATGCCCCCATCGTCGCCCGTCTGCTGTCCGAGGGAGCGGTGCTTGCCGGCAAGACGCATATGGATGAGTTTGCCTACAGCCTGATGGGCACCAACACGCATTATGGCACGCCGCTGAACAGTGCTGCGCCCGATCGCGTGCCCGGCGGCTCCTCCTCCGGTTCGGCTTCGGCTGTTGGTGCCGGCCTCGTGGATTTCGCGCTGGGAACGGATACGGGCGGCTCGGTGCGGCTGCCGGCCTCCTTCAACGGCATTTTCGGCATGCGACCCAGTCATGGGGCGATCGACATGGGCGGCGTGGTGCCGCTCGGGCCGGGTTTCGATACGCTCGGCTGGTTCGCCCGCGATGCCGGAACACTGGTTCGCGTCGGCCGTGCGCTCGGTCTTGCCGGCAAGGCGGAATTTTCGGTCGCCTGGCTGCCTTCCGATATCTGGACCGGCGTCGATCCGGGGCTTGCCGCCTTGCTGCGGCCGGCGGCGGAAAAGATCGCGTCGCGGTTCGGCAAAACCGTTACCGATCCGCTGCCGATCGTCGGGCCGGAAGAACGATCCGAGGTCTATCGCTTCTGGCAGGGCTATGATGCATGGAAAGCGCTGGGCGGCTGGGTCAAGGCACATGATGCCGAACTCGGCCCGGATATCGCCTCGCGTTTCGCCGCGGCCCGATCCGTCAGCGATGAGATCTTTGCTAGGGTGGATTCCACTCGCCGCGAGATTGCCGGAGCCATGGACGCAGCCCTTGCCGGCGGTCTGGTGATGATCATCCCGACCGCCCCTGGCCCCGCTCCCTACAAGGATTCATCGCGGGAGATATTCGAAGTCTACCGCCAGCAGGCCCTTGGCCTCCTCTCCATCGCCGGCCACGCCAGCCTGCCGCAGATTTCCATGCCGGCCGGCAAGATGGATGGCGGACCGGTAGGGCTGTCAGTCATTGGCCGCCGCAACAGCGACGGCGGGCTTCTGGAGCTGCTGGAAGGGCTGTGA
- a CDS encoding type II toxin-antitoxin system VapC family toxin — MIILDTNVISELLAPLPSPAVEAWLASQPPLSVFTTATTQAEILYGLRLLPAGRRRSQLEAAILPIFEEDFAGRILPFDSEAADVYSVIAASRRQAGKPISQFDAQIAAIAASRGAALATHNVPDFLDTGIAIVNPWDHRD, encoded by the coding sequence ATGATCATTCTCGACACCAATGTCATTTCCGAACTATTGGCGCCATTGCCTTCGCCAGCCGTTGAAGCGTGGCTTGCCTCCCAGCCTCCCCTATCGGTTTTTACGACGGCAACGACACAAGCGGAAATCCTTTACGGCCTCAGGCTGTTGCCCGCCGGCCGACGTCGCAGCCAATTGGAGGCTGCCATTCTACCAATATTCGAAGAGGATTTTGCCGGACGAATTCTGCCGTTCGACAGCGAAGCAGCGGACGTTTACTCTGTGATTGCAGCATCGCGTCGTCAGGCCGGCAAGCCAATCAGCCAGTTCGATGCTCAGATCGCAGCAATCGCCGCATCCCGTGGGGCAGCACTTGCAACCCACAACGTGCCGGATTTTTTGGACACCGGAATTGCGATCGTCAATCCGTGGGACCACCGCGACTGA
- a CDS encoding efflux RND transporter permease subunit: MSLSEPFIKRPVGTTLLAIGLMILGIVSYRFLPVASLPTVDLPTIVVSASRPGADPASMAASVAAPLERHLGTIAGITQLTSVSSLGSSSIIAQFDLSRSVDGAAQDVQAALNAAATDLPGDLPTLPSFRKINPAAAPVLILALTSDNVSPSAIYDAADTVVVQRISQVDGVGGVTVSGADQPAVRVRLDPDRLSAMGLSLDSIRTAIVNANVLGPIGSIDGNSAAFSISMNGQLRTPEDYGRIIVHGGDGTAVRLSDIATVEPGVRNSRSDAWYDGKPSVLLNITRAADANVIATVDGVKALIPELQRLIPSGVHIAVLSDRTTTIHASVTDMQWTLLATICLVMAVVFVFLRRATTTFAAGVTVPLSLCGTFAAMWLFGLSIDNLSLMALAVSVGFVVDDAIVMIENIYANLETGMKPMRAAIEGAKQIGFTVVSISLSLLAAFIPLFFMGGIVGRFFQTFSLTLGFTIVVSTLVSLTLTPMICGHRLRARDVEARPGLFGRIVEGTLGAIIDFYGRTLKAVLHHRVLSVLVILACVIMSGYLYIKVPKGFIPQDDTGFIQGGTQAATDISYPAMVKLQQQAADMVAKDPAVSGVGSSVGGGNFSSSINRGQLFISLKPESERVSTAEVIDRLRKQLMAIPGLSTFLFSPGDIRAGGRQSQSQYQFTLWGANYDELVDWAPKVLARMQTLPGLTDVATDRQPNGLQATVNINRSEASRLGVSIQSIDAALNNAFAQRQVSTIYTQRNQYRVVLEADPSYARDPNDISKLYVPASGGIQIPLSAVASIDRTLAPLVVNHQGQYPSVTISYNLALNTKLEAANDAIQQAVLQMHLPDTLHADFAGDAASITQSTSSQPLLLLAALLTVYIVLGILYESLAHPLTIISTLPSAGLGALLALVISGTELTIIAFIGIILLIGIVKKNGIMMVDFALQGERMLGLPSEEAIYEACMKRFRPILMTTLAALMGAIPLIIATGPGAELRRPLGITIVGGLIVSQVLTLYTTPIIYLMLAKLHSRWSTKKQVQTPISSTSA, translated from the coding sequence ATGAGCCTCTCAGAGCCGTTCATCAAACGTCCTGTCGGGACGACGCTTCTGGCGATCGGGTTGATGATCCTCGGCATCGTGTCCTACCGCTTCCTGCCGGTGGCGAGCCTGCCGACCGTCGATCTGCCAACGATCGTCGTTTCCGCCAGCCGCCCCGGCGCCGATCCAGCCAGCATGGCGGCAAGCGTCGCAGCCCCTCTTGAGCGGCATCTCGGCACCATCGCCGGCATCACGCAGTTGACCTCGGTCAGCTCGCTCGGATCGAGCAGCATCATCGCGCAGTTCGATCTGTCGCGCAGTGTCGACGGCGCGGCGCAGGACGTGCAGGCAGCGCTGAACGCGGCCGCAACCGATCTGCCCGGCGATCTGCCGACCTTGCCCTCCTTCCGCAAGATCAACCCGGCGGCGGCGCCGGTGCTGATCCTGGCGCTGACATCGGACAATGTATCGCCGAGCGCCATCTACGACGCGGCCGATACCGTCGTCGTGCAGCGCATCTCGCAGGTGGACGGCGTCGGCGGCGTCACCGTCAGCGGCGCCGACCAGCCGGCCGTGCGCGTCAGGCTCGATCCCGACAGGCTCTCCGCCATGGGCCTGTCGCTGGACAGCATCCGCACAGCGATCGTCAATGCCAATGTGCTCGGTCCTATCGGCTCGATCGACGGCAACAGCGCCGCCTTCTCCATTTCCATGAATGGTCAACTGCGGACCCCTGAGGATTATGGCCGGATCATCGTGCACGGCGGCGATGGCACGGCCGTACGCCTTTCCGATATCGCCACCGTCGAGCCTGGTGTCCGCAACAGCCGCTCGGATGCCTGGTATGACGGCAAGCCGTCGGTGCTACTCAACATCACCAGAGCAGCGGACGCCAATGTCATCGCCACTGTCGATGGCGTGAAGGCGTTGATCCCGGAACTGCAGCGCCTGATCCCGTCCGGCGTCCACATCGCGGTTCTCTCGGATCGCACCACGACGATCCATGCCAGCGTCACCGATATGCAATGGACGCTGCTTGCCACGATTTGCCTGGTCATGGCCGTGGTCTTCGTCTTTCTGCGACGTGCCACAACCACCTTCGCGGCCGGGGTCACCGTGCCGTTGTCGCTCTGTGGTACCTTTGCTGCCATGTGGCTCTTCGGGCTGTCGATCGACAATCTATCGCTGATGGCGCTCGCCGTTTCCGTCGGCTTCGTCGTCGACGATGCCATCGTAATGATCGAGAACATCTATGCCAATCTCGAAACCGGCATGAAGCCGATGCGGGCTGCAATCGAAGGCGCAAAACAGATCGGCTTTACGGTCGTTTCGATCAGCCTCTCGTTGCTTGCCGCCTTCATTCCCCTGTTCTTCATGGGCGGCATCGTCGGCCGCTTCTTCCAGACTTTCTCGCTGACGCTCGGCTTCACCATCGTCGTCTCGACCCTGGTGTCCTTGACGCTGACGCCGATGATTTGCGGCCATCGGCTGCGGGCGCGCGACGTGGAGGCTCGGCCGGGCTTATTCGGCCGGATCGTCGAAGGGACGCTCGGCGCAATCATCGATTTCTACGGCCGGACGCTGAAGGCGGTGCTGCACCATCGCGTGCTCTCCGTCCTCGTGATTCTCGCTTGCGTCATCATGTCCGGCTATCTCTACATCAAGGTGCCGAAGGGCTTCATTCCGCAGGATGATACGGGCTTCATCCAGGGCGGCACGCAGGCGGCGACGGATATTTCCTATCCCGCCATGGTCAAGCTGCAGCAGCAGGCGGCCGATATGGTTGCCAAGGATCCCGCCGTCTCCGGTGTCGGCTCGTCCGTCGGCGGCGGTAATTTTTCCAGCTCGATCAATCGCGGGCAATTGTTCATTTCTCTGAAGCCGGAATCGGAACGTGTTTCCACCGCGGAGGTGATAGACCGGCTGCGCAAGCAACTGATGGCCATTCCCGGTCTCAGCACCTTCCTGTTTTCGCCGGGCGATATCCGCGCCGGCGGGCGCCAATCGCAGTCGCAATATCAGTTTACGCTTTGGGGCGCGAACTACGACGAGCTGGTGGATTGGGCGCCTAAAGTGCTCGCGCGCATGCAGACGCTGCCGGGCCTGACCGACGTCGCCACCGACCGGCAGCCGAACGGCTTGCAGGCGACGGTCAATATCAACCGCAGTGAAGCCTCTCGGCTCGGCGTCAGCATCCAGTCGATCGACGCGGCGCTCAACAATGCTTTTGCGCAGCGGCAGGTTTCGACGATCTATACCCAGCGCAATCAATATCGTGTCGTGCTGGAGGCCGATCCCAGCTATGCCCGCGATCCCAACGATATCTCCAAGCTCTATGTGCCGGCGTCGGGCGGCATCCAGATTCCGCTCAGTGCCGTGGCGTCTATCGATCGGACCCTGGCGCCGCTGGTGGTCAATCACCAAGGGCAATATCCCTCTGTGACCATCTCCTACAATCTGGCGCTCAATACGAAGCTGGAAGCAGCAAACGATGCCATTCAGCAGGCGGTGTTGCAAATGCACCTGCCGGATACGCTGCATGCGGATTTTGCCGGGGATGCGGCCAGCATCACGCAATCGACGAGCAGCCAGCCTCTGTTGCTCCTGGCAGCGCTCCTGACGGTCTATATCGTGCTCGGAATCCTCTACGAGAGCCTGGCGCATCCGCTGACGATCATCTCGACATTGCCGTCAGCCGGTCTCGGCGCGCTGCTTGCGCTGGTCATCAGCGGCACGGAACTGACGATCATTGCCTTCATCGGCATCATTCTCCTGATCGGCATCGTCAAGAAGAACGGCATCATGATGGTGGATTTCGCGCTGCAGGGCGAACGCATGCTCGGTCTGCCATCGGAAGAGGCGATCTATGAAGCCTGCATGAAACGCTTCCGCCCGATCCTGATGACCACGCTCGCCGCCCTGATGGGCGCCATTCCGCTGATCATCGCCACCGGCCCCGGCGCGGAACTCCGCCGCCCCCTCGGCATCACCATCGTCGGCGGCCTGATCGTCTCGCAGGTGCTGACGCTCTACACGACGCCGATCATCTATCTGATGCTGGCCAAGCTGCACAGCAGATGGTCGACGAAGAAGCAAGTACAGACGCCGATATCCTCGACATCGGCCTGA
- a CDS encoding efflux RND transporter periplasmic adaptor subunit: MARTFRVLMSLAVIGAVAYGAYVTRDRWLGSAERLLGYQSAAAPGEQAQGERRGNQGQGFGQGGGGRRRGSLSQFTGPVPVLAADAKSTDVPVYIDGVGSVKALNTVTVRAQVSGKIVEIGFEEGQDIKKGDLIARIDDAVYKAQLDQAVGKKAQDEALLAGAKRDLERFQRMVATASGTQQQVDTATSQVAQYTAAIQSDQAAIESAQATLDYTTIKAPIDGRTGIRNVDVGNLVSASDATGIVTLSQIKPISVLFSIPQQQLARVNAASATGTLFVQAIASNGQTVIDNGTLAVVDNQVDPTTGTVRLKANFPNDKLALWPGAFVNARLLVETLKGVTVIPTAAVQRGPNGTFVYIVRQDQTVAMKPVTVRQQDDVQAVIADGIVPGDKVVTTGFARLQDGSKVQVSAGAGATAPAATPPVVDGQPVAENGAQPNQAQPNGNAASDGQRPHRQHNGQGGSGGGNGGHRRQNADGARGNDANSNANTGGGDAASTNPPATSTQQQ, from the coding sequence ATGGCTCGGACATTTCGGGTCCTGATGTCGCTAGCAGTGATTGGCGCCGTGGCCTATGGCGCCTATGTGACGCGTGATCGCTGGCTTGGCAGCGCCGAACGTCTGCTCGGCTATCAGAGCGCGGCCGCGCCCGGTGAGCAGGCCCAAGGTGAACGCCGTGGCAATCAGGGGCAAGGTTTTGGTCAAGGCGGCGGCGGACGGCGGCGCGGCAGCCTTTCGCAATTCACCGGCCCGGTTCCGGTGCTGGCGGCGGATGCGAAATCGACCGACGTGCCGGTCTACATTGACGGCGTCGGCTCGGTGAAGGCGCTGAACACGGTGACAGTGCGCGCCCAGGTCAGTGGCAAGATCGTCGAAATCGGTTTCGAGGAAGGCCAGGACATCAAGAAGGGCGACCTCATCGCCCGCATCGACGACGCCGTTTACAAGGCTCAGCTCGATCAGGCCGTTGGCAAGAAGGCGCAGGACGAGGCGTTGCTGGCCGGAGCGAAACGCGATCTCGAGCGCTTTCAGCGCATGGTGGCGACCGCTTCCGGCACCCAGCAGCAGGTCGATACCGCGACATCCCAGGTGGCGCAATATACCGCGGCGATCCAGTCCGATCAGGCAGCTATTGAAAGCGCGCAGGCGACGCTCGACTATACGACGATCAAGGCACCGATCGACGGGCGCACCGGCATCCGCAATGTCGATGTCGGCAATCTCGTCAGCGCGTCGGACGCGACGGGCATCGTGACGCTGTCGCAGATCAAGCCGATTTCTGTCCTGTTCTCCATCCCGCAGCAGCAGCTTGCTCGCGTTAACGCAGCGAGCGCGACGGGGACACTTTTCGTCCAGGCGATCGCAAGCAACGGTCAGACGGTGATCGACAACGGCACGCTGGCGGTGGTCGACAATCAGGTCGATCCGACCACAGGCACTGTGAGGCTGAAGGCCAATTTCCCGAACGACAAGCTGGCGCTGTGGCCCGGCGCTTTCGTCAACGCGCGCCTGCTGGTCGAGACGCTGAAGGGCGTGACGGTCATTCCGACGGCCGCCGTGCAGCGTGGGCCGAACGGTACCTTCGTCTATATCGTCCGGCAGGATCAAACCGTTGCCATGAAGCCGGTCACGGTGCGTCAGCAGGATGATGTGCAAGCTGTCATCGCGGATGGCATAGTGCCCGGCGACAAGGTGGTGACGACGGGCTTTGCGCGGCTGCAGGACGGTTCGAAAGTGCAGGTTTCCGCAGGCGCCGGCGCAACCGCGCCGGCGGCAACGCCGCCCGTGGTTGATGGGCAGCCGGTTGCCGAAAACGGAGCTCAACCCAATCAAGCTCAACCTAATGGCAATGCGGCCAGCGATGGCCAGCGGCCGCATCGCCAGCACAATGGCCAAGGCGGTAGTGGGGGCGGCAACGGCGGTCACCGCAGGCAGAATGCGGATGGTGCCCGCGGCAATGACGCCAATTCCAACGCCAATACCGGCGGGGGCGATGCAGCTTCCACCAATCCACCCGCTACGTCGACGCAACAGCAATGA
- a CDS encoding efflux RND transporter permease subunit: MNVSSLFISRPVATSLLGVAVLLGGILGYLFLPVAPLPQVDFPTIRVTTQLPGADPDTMAALVTAPLERPLGQIPSLASMTSSSAFGISQITLQFDLGRDIDGAAQDVQAAINAAGSTLPRTLPYPPTYSKVNPADTPIVTLALRSNSYSIRELSDFADTMMAQRLSEVTGVGDVNIQGGVKPAIRIQADLPRLASYGLALEDLRTAITNASVAGAKGALDGTQQSFTLAANDQIVDPNIYKSVIVAYRNNAPVQLKDVATVVEGLENNRVGAWYQGQPAVILDIMRQPGANVIQTVEGVQKQLPRLKQALPAGISLDIVNDRTETIRASIHDVQWTLVVSIGLVILVVLLFLRTVTATFIAGVALPLSLIATFGVMWFAGFSLDNLSLMALTIGTGFVVDDAIVMIENIARHIEEGESPMQAALKGAGEIGFTIISLTFSLIAVFIPLLFMTGIVGRMFREFALTLTIAVVVSAVISLTLTPMMCARILRKPKEHRRGLLAGTDRGMGRLVEGYRRSLVWVVDRSALMLLITVVTLAATIALYIVIPKGFLPPQDTGLITAVVETEPTTSFEAMKQTQEAVAERLRKDPDVTGIVSVVGTSASNLTSNTGNLSLILKPRGQRTASAADIIDRMRGEVADLPGIHVTFQSVRGISISTRVSRAPYQYTLTGTDTATVVDWAEKLAQRLQQSPKLIDVGSEVEMGGGRIFVNVDRETASRLGVSMQAVSDTLNDAFGQRQIATIYGQANQYRVILEAAPQYQSDPKSLDKLYVAGAGDTQVPLNAFTTASFMTAPLVISHDEQFPAVTLSFDLAKGASLSEAVTEIQAAERDIGMPSSIQRNYSGDAEEFASSLAGEPWLILAAVVTIYIVLGLLYESAVHPVTILSTLPSAGVGALLALMLFGQDLSIIALIGIVLLMGIVKKNAIMMIDFALEAERKEGLAPREAILKASILRFRPIMMTTLAALFGALPLALAQGTGAELRIPLGITIIGGLVLSQLLTLYTTPVIYLAFESLRARIVGRPTGTPAPELDEVVGSGT, encoded by the coding sequence ATGAACGTCTCGTCGCTCTTCATCTCCAGGCCGGTCGCCACCTCGCTTCTCGGGGTCGCGGTGCTGCTGGGCGGCATTCTAGGCTATCTCTTCCTGCCGGTGGCGCCGCTGCCGCAGGTGGATTTTCCGACGATCCGGGTGACGACGCAATTGCCGGGCGCCGATCCCGATACGATGGCGGCATTGGTGACCGCGCCGCTGGAGAGGCCGCTCGGGCAGATCCCATCGCTGGCGTCGATGACATCGTCGAGCGCCTTCGGCATCAGCCAGATCACCCTGCAGTTCGATCTCGGCCGTGATATCGACGGTGCGGCCCAGGACGTTCAGGCGGCGATCAATGCGGCCGGTTCGACATTGCCGCGCACGCTGCCCTATCCGCCGACCTACTCGAAGGTGAACCCGGCCGATACGCCGATCGTCACGCTGGCATTGCGCTCCAACAGCTATTCGATCCGCGAACTCAGCGATTTCGCCGATACGATGATGGCGCAGCGGCTGAGCGAAGTCACAGGGGTCGGCGATGTCAACATTCAGGGCGGCGTCAAGCCGGCGATCCGCATCCAGGCCGACCTTCCGCGGCTTGCCTCCTATGGCCTGGCACTGGAGGATCTGCGCACCGCGATTACCAATGCCAGCGTTGCCGGCGCCAAAGGGGCGCTCGACGGCACTCAGCAGAGCTTCACGCTTGCCGCCAACGACCAGATCGTCGATCCCAACATCTACAAATCCGTCATCGTCGCCTATCGCAACAATGCGCCGGTACAGTTGAAGGACGTCGCCACCGTCGTCGAGGGGCTGGAGAACAACCGTGTGGGCGCCTGGTATCAGGGCCAGCCGGCTGTCATCCTCGACATCATGCGCCAGCCGGGCGCCAATGTCATTCAGACGGTCGAGGGCGTGCAGAAGCAGCTTCCGCGGCTCAAACAGGCGCTGCCGGCCGGTATCTCGCTCGACATCGTCAACGACCGCACCGAGACGATCCGGGCTTCGATCCATGACGTGCAATGGACGCTCGTCGTCAGCATCGGCTTGGTTATCCTGGTCGTCCTCCTGTTCCTGCGGACGGTGACGGCAACCTTCATCGCCGGCGTCGCCTTGCCGCTGTCGCTGATCGCGACCTTCGGCGTCATGTGGTTCGCCGGCTTCAGCCTCGACAATCTATCGCTGATGGCGCTCACCATCGGCACCGGCTTCGTCGTCGACGACGCCATCGTGATGATCGAGAATATCGCCCGCCATATCGAGGAGGGCGAGAGCCCGATGCAGGCGGCGCTGAAGGGTGCCGGCGAGATCGGCTTCACCATCATCTCGCTCACCTTCTCGCTGATCGCCGTCTTCATCCCACTGCTGTTCATGACCGGCATCGTCGGGCGCATGTTCCGCGAGTTCGCGCTGACGCTGACCATCGCCGTGGTGGTGTCGGCGGTGATCTCGCTGACTTTGACGCCGATGATGTGTGCCCGCATTCTGCGCAAGCCGAAGGAGCATCGCCGCGGTTTGTTGGCGGGTACCGACCGCGGCATGGGGCGGCTGGTCGAGGGTTATCGCCGCAGCCTCGTCTGGGTGGTGGACCGAAGTGCGTTGATGCTACTAATCACGGTGGTGACGCTTGCCGCCACGATCGCGCTGTACATCGTCATTCCCAAGGGCTTCCTGCCGCCGCAGGATACCGGCCTCATCACCGCCGTCGTCGAGACGGAGCCCACCACCTCTTTCGAAGCGATGAAGCAGACGCAGGAAGCTGTGGCTGAGCGGCTGCGCAAAGACCCTGACGTCACCGGTATCGTCTCGGTCGTCGGCACCAGCGCCAGCAACCTGACGTCCAACACCGGCAATCTCAGCCTCATATTGAAGCCCAGGGGCCAACGCACGGCATCGGCGGCGGACATCATCGACCGCATGCGTGGCGAAGTCGCCGATCTGCCCGGCATCCACGTCACCTTCCAGAGCGTGCGCGGCATCTCGATCAGCACGCGCGTCAGCCGCGCGCCCTATCAATACACGCTGACCGGCACGGATACCGCGACCGTGGTGGATTGGGCGGAGAAACTGGCGCAGCGGCTGCAGCAGAGCCCGAAGCTGATCGATGTCGGCTCCGAGGTCGAGATGGGTGGCGGCCGCATCTTCGTCAATGTCGACCGCGAAACCGCCTCGCGACTGGGTGTCTCAATGCAGGCCGTCAGCGACACGCTGAACGATGCTTTCGGCCAGCGCCAAATCGCCACCATTTATGGTCAGGCCAATCAGTATCGCGTCATCCTCGAGGCTGCACCGCAATATCAGTCGGACCCTAAATCGCTCGACAAGCTCTATGTGGCAGGCGCCGGCGACACGCAGGTGCCGCTCAACGCCTTTACGACGGCGTCGTTCATGACGGCGCCCTTGGTCATCAGTCATGACGAGCAGTTTCCGGCCGTGACTCTCAGTTTCGATCTCGCCAAGGGCGCGTCCCTCAGTGAGGCCGTCACCGAGATCCAGGCGGCGGAGCGCGATATCGGCATGCCAAGTTCGATTCAGCGCAATTATTCCGGCGATGCCGAGGAATTCGCCTCGTCGCTTGCCGGCGAGCCGTGGCTGATTCTGGCGGCTGTCGTGACGATTTATATCGTCCTCGGCCTGCTTTACGAGAGCGCCGTGCATCCGGTGACGATCCTGTCGACCCTGCCGTCGGCAGGTGTCGGCGCGCTGCTGGCACTGATGCTGTTCGGACAGGACCTGTCGATCATCGCGCTCATCGGCATCGTGCTGCTGATGGGCATCGTCAAGAAGAACGCGATCATGATGATCGACTTCGCGCTGGAGGCCGAGCGCAAGGAGGGGCTGGCGCCGCGCGAGGCGATCCTGAAAGCCTCGATCCTGCGTTTCCGTCCGATCATGATGACGACGCTCGCCGCCCTCTTCGGTGCGCTGCCACTGGCGTTGGCGCAGGGCACTGGAGCGGAGCTGCGCATCCCGCTCGGCATCACCATCATCGGCGGCCTGGTACTGTCCCAGCTTCTGACGCTCTATACGACGCCGGTGATCTATCTCGCTTTCGAAAGCCTGCGAGCCCGGATCGTCGGACGGCCGACCGGCACGCCGGCTCCGGAACTGGACGAAGTCGTGGGTAGCGGGACATGA
- a CDS encoding RHE_PE00001 family protein produces MRYDLATLPLTTLLPAMTRAEDMLARLDERVLRHVVSNGFRERGHFFDAVGALWVGGELVHVEDLVLHDAHVDARAPTHELTIAHAVLRARRRLWSAEPDWGLGMAGLAALRGDVGDAEETATARPISVERADAEEDDDDEDDFGMDFAEIDAIIARSGQVLDGKIPDAKVVTADDPLGLIRDQDWDENERLETWRAIIHQADLLPPAFGAAVLFDAWERIEPLRRQHWLGSLLVSAYLRSRGKVTSHLFCLNTGLKSVQRERRRSPDGMTRLTAFLEAMALSAEAGLKELDRLSLAKIQMEGRLKNRRSNSSLPGVIEIVLSRPIVSANMVARHVGVTSRGALNLVAELGVREMTGRGRYRGWGIL; encoded by the coding sequence ATGCGATATGATCTTGCCACCCTGCCGCTGACGACGCTTCTGCCCGCGATGACGAGGGCGGAGGATATGCTGGCGCGGCTGGATGAGCGGGTCTTGCGGCATGTGGTGAGCAACGGTTTTCGCGAGCGCGGACATTTTTTCGATGCGGTCGGCGCGCTCTGGGTCGGCGGCGAACTGGTGCATGTCGAGGATCTGGTGCTGCATGATGCGCATGTGGATGCCCGCGCGCCGACACATGAGTTGACCATCGCCCATGCCGTTCTGCGCGCCCGGCGGCGGCTATGGAGCGCCGAGCCGGACTGGGGGCTGGGAATGGCCGGTCTTGCCGCCCTGCGCGGCGATGTCGGCGATGCCGAGGAGACCGCCACTGCGCGCCCCATCTCCGTCGAGAGGGCGGACGCAGAAGAGGATGATGATGACGAGGATGATTTCGGCATGGATTTTGCCGAGATCGATGCCATCATCGCGCGCTCCGGCCAGGTGCTGGATGGAAAGATTCCAGACGCCAAGGTCGTGACCGCGGACGACCCGCTCGGCCTGATCCGCGATCAGGATTGGGACGAAAACGAGCGACTGGAGACCTGGCGCGCCATCATCCATCAGGCCGATCTCCTGCCGCCGGCTTTCGGTGCTGCCGTGCTGTTCGATGCCTGGGAGCGGATCGAGCCACTGCGCCGGCAGCATTGGCTGGGCAGCCTGCTCGTCAGTGCCTATCTTCGCAGCCGCGGCAAGGTCACGTCACACCTCTTCTGCCTCAATACCGGCCTGAAGTCCGTCCAGCGTGAGCGCCGCCGCTCGCCTGACGGCATGACGCGGCTGACCGCTTTTCTCGAAGCCATGGCACTATCGGCCGAAGCGGGTCTGAAGGAGCTCGATCGCCTGTCGCTCGCCAAGATACAGATGGAGGGGCGGCTGAAGAATCGGCGGTCGAACAGCAGCCTGCCTGGCGTCATCGAGATCGTTCTTTCGCGGCCTATCGTCTCCGCTAACATGGTTGCCCGCCATGTCGGCGTCACCTCCCGCGGTGCGCTCAATCTGGTGGCCGAACTCGGCGTGCGCGAGATGACCGGACGCGGGCGTTATCGCGGCTGGGGTATCCTTTAG
- a CDS encoding plasmid stabilization protein, with protein MASMTIRNLDDHLKTRLRVRAAAHGRSMEDEARDILRAALSTEEKRQPNLAETIRRRMAATGGVVLEIAPREPIRPVDLDP; from the coding sequence TTGGCCAGCATGACGATTCGCAATCTCGATGATCATCTGAAGACGCGACTGCGTGTTCGCGCGGCTGCACATGGGCGATCGATGGAAGATGAGGCACGCGATATCTTGCGAGCCGCATTGTCGACCGAGGAAAAACGGCAGCCTAATTTGGCCGAGACAATTCGTCGTCGTATGGCTGCCACCGGTGGCGTCGTATTGGAGATCGCGCCACGTGAACCGATTCGACCGGTCGACCTTGACCCATGA